In a single window of the Limibacillus sp. genome:
- a CDS encoding glycosyltransferase family 2 protein produces MTLPISVFIIAKNEADRIPLSIRSVRDWVDEVIVIDSGSEDETVKVSEQLGARVVFNEWPGYGPQKVFGEGLCRNKWLLNIDADEEITPELAEEIKALFSSGEPPLEGYRLPILPIQAGQTSGHPWTARHKPVRLYRKDKAGFKDELVHDSVVLHPGARSAKLKGMVKHRSFRSLWHHVEKTNFYSSAQAEVLEEKGKAPGALILLTIPLLAFLKAYVLRREFVNGTDGIVNAHMYAFQRFIRLAKTRERRRVKASKDDRAS; encoded by the coding sequence ATGACACTGCCGATTTCCGTCTTCATCATCGCCAAGAACGAGGCTGACCGCATTCCGCTCAGCATCCGCTCGGTCCGCGATTGGGTGGACGAGGTCATCGTGATCGATTCCGGGTCCGAGGACGAGACCGTGAAGGTCAGCGAGCAATTGGGGGCCCGCGTGGTCTTCAACGAGTGGCCGGGCTATGGCCCCCAGAAGGTCTTCGGCGAGGGCCTCTGCCGCAACAAGTGGCTTTTGAACATCGACGCCGACGAGGAGATCACGCCGGAGCTTGCCGAGGAGATCAAGGCGCTGTTCTCCAGCGGCGAGCCCCCGCTGGAAGGCTACCGGCTGCCGATCCTGCCGATCCAGGCCGGGCAGACCTCGGGCCATCCCTGGACGGCGCGGCACAAGCCGGTACGGCTCTACCGCAAGGACAAGGCCGGCTTCAAGGACGAGCTGGTGCACGACTCGGTGGTCCTGCATCCGGGCGCGCGCAGCGCCAAGCTGAAGGGCATGGTCAAGCACCGTTCCTTCCGCTCGCTCTGGCACCATGTCGAGAAGACCAACTTCTATTCGAGCGCCCAAGCCGAAGTCCTCGAGGAAAAGGGAAAGGCGCCGGGCGCGCTCATTCTTCTGACGATCCCGCTCCTGGCCTTTCTGAAGGCCTATGTCCTGCGCCGCGAGTTCGTGAATGGGACCGACGGAATCGTCAACGCCCACATGTACGCCTTTCAACGCTTCATCCGGCTGGCCAAGACCCGGGAGCGGCGGCGCGTGAAGGCGTCCAAGGACGACCGTGCTTCATGA
- a CDS encoding nucleotide sugar dehydrogenase has protein sequence MSDNPSEARTPRLAVIGLGYVGLPLAVAFAARYPVTAYDVKSARIEALKQGRDDTLEVTEEELAAAVHLTLTDREADLAGAEIFIVTVPTPIDGERRPDLSALESASAAVGRTMQPGALVIFESTVFPGATEEVCLPILEAESGLALNRDFTLGYSPERINPGDRTHRLADIAKVVAGSTPEVTERMAALYGEVVTAGVFQAASIQVAEAAKVIENTQRDINIALMNELALICERLDIATRDVLAAARTKWNFLDFTPGLVGGHCIGVDPYYLTAKAEALGHHPEVILAGRRINDSMAAFVAGKAVKLLLASGRPAPGEARAGVLGLTFKKNVPDLRNSKVVEVVEELAAFGLTPLIHDPLAAEGEVEALFGRPCDDLEAFAGLDLLILAVDHQAYLEGTTKLLTCLKAGGVVMDLRAALDPSDLPSGITYWSL, from the coding sequence GTGAGCGATAACCCATCCGAAGCGCGGACTCCGCGCCTGGCCGTGATCGGCCTGGGTTACGTCGGCCTGCCCCTGGCCGTGGCCTTCGCCGCGCGCTACCCGGTGACCGCCTATGACGTCAAGAGCGCGCGAATCGAGGCTTTGAAGCAGGGCCGCGACGACACGCTGGAGGTCACGGAAGAGGAACTGGCCGCCGCGGTCCACCTGACCTTGACCGACCGGGAGGCCGATCTCGCCGGAGCCGAGATCTTCATCGTGACGGTGCCGACCCCGATCGACGGGGAACGCCGCCCGGATCTGAGCGCACTGGAGAGCGCCTCCGCCGCCGTCGGCCGGACCATGCAGCCGGGCGCGCTGGTCATCTTCGAGTCGACGGTCTTTCCGGGGGCGACAGAGGAGGTCTGCCTGCCGATCCTGGAGGCGGAATCGGGCCTTGCCCTCAACCGCGACTTCACGCTCGGCTATTCGCCGGAACGGATCAACCCGGGCGACCGCACGCACAGGCTGGCCGATATCGCCAAGGTGGTGGCGGGCTCCACGCCGGAGGTCACGGAGCGCATGGCCGCGCTCTATGGCGAGGTGGTGACCGCCGGGGTCTTCCAGGCGGCCTCCATCCAGGTGGCGGAGGCCGCGAAGGTGATCGAGAACACCCAGCGCGACATCAACATCGCGCTGATGAACGAGCTGGCGCTGATCTGCGAGCGCCTGGACATTGCCACGCGCGACGTGCTGGCGGCGGCGCGCACCAAGTGGAACTTCCTGGACTTCACGCCCGGACTCGTGGGCGGTCACTGCATCGGCGTGGACCCCTATTACCTGACCGCCAAGGCCGAGGCGCTGGGCCATCATCCCGAGGTGATCCTGGCCGGACGGCGGATCAACGACTCCATGGCGGCCTTCGTGGCGGGCAAGGCGGTGAAGCTGCTGCTGGCCAGCGGACGGCCCGCACCGGGCGAGGCGCGCGCCGGCGTTCTGGGTCTGACCTTCAAGAAGAACGTGCCGGACCTGCGCAACTCCAAGGTCGTGGAGGTGGTGGAGGAACTCGCCGCCTTCGGGCTCACTCCACTGATCCACGACCCGCTGGCCGCCGAGGGGGAGGTCGAAGCCCTGTTCGGCCGACCTTGCGACGACCTGGAGGCTTTTGCCGGACTGGACCTGCTGATCCTCGCGGTCGACCACCAGGCCTATCTGGAGGGGACGACAAAGCTGCTGACCTGCCTCAAGGCCGGTGGGGTGGTCATGGACCTGCGCGCCGCGCTCGACCCTTCGGACTTGCCGTCCGGCATCACCTATTGGAGCCTGTGA